A window of Diospyros lotus cultivar Yz01 chromosome 14, ASM1463336v1, whole genome shotgun sequence contains these coding sequences:
- the LOC127790810 gene encoding calmodulin-binding protein 60 A-like isoform X1, with amino-acid sequence MPQKRQQQDDGKAPSEGTASEDDRGKRLDTRKIQLFMEPWIRRVVKEEVESALRKYLTGMEQNCTTEIHSVEPRALQLQFLTGISLPVFTGARIEGADCNPLKVALIDDVTREVVYTGPESSAKVEIVVLEGDFDADDGGNWTLEEFKNNIVREREGKKPLLTGDTQLNLKEGTGLVREIYFTDNSSWTRSRKFRMGARVVDNFDGIRIKEAKTQSFIVKDHRGELYKKHHPPSLRDEVWRLEKIGKDGAFHKRLSEEKVSTVKDFLRLLFMDPTRLRNILGMGMSSKMWETTVNHARTCMLDPSLYFYCPPGSESKTGVAFNIVGQVKGLVYECKYADIARLSESEKAEACKLVTAAFKQWEDVISFDDEAALSDGMSSFFNDGPCSNSATVETSLDSKSLTSQSIDIFNYPQSSACSPDIIPSVYPKGNSLDDLSEYSIDNTDPLQSLTFADEAAPSLICETESFTQTFLGNEQLQYFRADTSLESRADTSVVDGFLLSRPHRRWTILFSVLRWFSVRRILRTRKRTMSGKHKERERDPVDG; translated from the exons ATGCCGCAGAAGCGGCAGCAGCAGGATGACGGCAAGGCCCCGTCGGAGGGCACCGCATCCGAAGACGACCGCGGCAAGCGTCTCGATACTAGAAA AATTCAGCTTTTTATGGAGCCATGGATTCGTAGAGTT GTTAAAGAAGAAGTTGAATCAGCTTTAAGAAAGTATTTGACTGGTATGGAGCA GAATTGCACGACAGAGATACATTCTGTGGAACCAAGAGCATTACAGTTACAGTTCCTAACCGGAATCTCTCTTCCTGTGTTCACTGGAGCCCGTATTGAAGGAGCAGACTGTAACCCATTGAAAGTGGCTCTAATTGACGACGTTACTAGAGAAGTTGTTTACACTGGACCTGAATCCTCAGCAAAGGTGGAAATAGTGGTTCTTGAGGGAGATTTTGATGCTGATGATGGAGGTAATTGGACACTTGAAGAGTTTAAGAATAACATAGTTCGAGAAAGGGAAGGGAAGAAACCCCTACTCACTGGGGATACCCAATTGAATCTCAAGGAGGGCACTGGTTTGGTGAGGGAGATTTATTTTACAGATAATTCAAGCTGGACAAGGAGCCGTAAATTTAGAATGGGCGCAAGAGTTGTGGATAATTTTGATGGGATCAGAATAAAGGAAGCGAAGACACAATCATTTATTGTCAAGGATCATCGTGGAGAAT TGTACAAGAAGCACCATCCCCCATCTCTACGTGATGAAGTATGGAGGCTGGAAAAAATTGGTAAAGATGGAGCTTTCCACAAGCGTTTGAGTGAGGAAAAAGTCAGCACTGTGAAGGATTTTCTTAGACTGCTCTTTATGGACCCAACAAGGCTTAGAAAT ATCCTTGGCATGGGTATGTCTTCTAAAATGTGGGAAACTACCGTTAACCATGCTCGGACATGCATGCTAGATCCAAGTTTGTACTTTTACTGCCCCCCTGGGTCTGAGTCGAAAACTGGTGTGGCTTTCAATATTGTGGGACAAGTGAAGGGACTAGTTTATGAATGCAAATATGCTGATATTGCTAGGCTGTCTGAATCTGAGAAG GCTGAGGCCTGTAAGTTGGTAACCGCCGCATTCAAACAGTGGGAGGATGTGATCTCCTTCGATGATGAGGCTGCTCTTAGTGATGGCATGTCAAGCTTCTTCAATGACGGTCCATGCTCCAACTCAGCCACAGTGGAGACATCTCTTGATTCTAAGAGTTTAACTTCTCAATCGATTGACATATTCAATTACCCACAATCAAGTGCGTGTTCTCCAGATATCATCCCATCCGTTTACCCCAAGGGGAATAGCTTGGATGATCTTAGCGAGTATAGTATCGACAACACTGATCCCCTCCAATCTCTAACCTTCGCCGATGAAGCTGCACCATCCTTGATCTGTGAAACTGAGTCCTTCACTCAAACCTTTCTCGGGAATGAACAACTGCAGTACTTTCGTGCTGATACCAGCCTCGAATCGCGAGCTGATACCAGTGTGGTTGATGGCTTCCTATTGTCTCGCCCCCATAGGAGATGGACAATTTTATTCAGTGTTCTGAGGTGGTTCTCTGTAAGGAGGATTTTGCgaacaagaaaaagaaccatGTCAGGGAaacataaagagagagagagagatccggTTGATGGATGA
- the LOC127790810 gene encoding calmodulin-binding protein 60 A-like isoform X3 gives MEQNCTTEIHSVEPRALQLQFLTGISLPVFTGARIEGADCNPLKVALIDDVTREVVYTGPESSAKVEIVVLEGDFDADDGGNWTLEEFKNNIVREREGKKPLLTGDTQLNLKEGTGLVREIYFTDNSSWTRSRKFRMGARVVDNFDGIRIKEAKTQSFIVKDHRGELYKKHHPPSLRDEVWRLEKIGKDGAFHKRLSEEKVSTVKDFLRLLFMDPTRLRNILGMGMSSKMWETTVNHARTCMLDPSLYFYCPPGSESKTGVAFNIVGQVKGLVYECKYADIARLSESEKAEACKLVTAAFKQWEDVISFDDEAALSDGMSSFFNDGPCSNSATVETSLDSKSLTSQSIDIFNYPQSSACSPDIIPSVYPKGNSLDDLSEYSIDNTDPLQSLTFADEAAPSLICETESFTQTFLGNEQLQYFRADTSLESRADTSVVDGFLLSRPHRRWTILFSVLRWFSVRRILRTRKRTMSGKHKERERDPVDG, from the exons ATGGAGCA GAATTGCACGACAGAGATACATTCTGTGGAACCAAGAGCATTACAGTTACAGTTCCTAACCGGAATCTCTCTTCCTGTGTTCACTGGAGCCCGTATTGAAGGAGCAGACTGTAACCCATTGAAAGTGGCTCTAATTGACGACGTTACTAGAGAAGTTGTTTACACTGGACCTGAATCCTCAGCAAAGGTGGAAATAGTGGTTCTTGAGGGAGATTTTGATGCTGATGATGGAGGTAATTGGACACTTGAAGAGTTTAAGAATAACATAGTTCGAGAAAGGGAAGGGAAGAAACCCCTACTCACTGGGGATACCCAATTGAATCTCAAGGAGGGCACTGGTTTGGTGAGGGAGATTTATTTTACAGATAATTCAAGCTGGACAAGGAGCCGTAAATTTAGAATGGGCGCAAGAGTTGTGGATAATTTTGATGGGATCAGAATAAAGGAAGCGAAGACACAATCATTTATTGTCAAGGATCATCGTGGAGAAT TGTACAAGAAGCACCATCCCCCATCTCTACGTGATGAAGTATGGAGGCTGGAAAAAATTGGTAAAGATGGAGCTTTCCACAAGCGTTTGAGTGAGGAAAAAGTCAGCACTGTGAAGGATTTTCTTAGACTGCTCTTTATGGACCCAACAAGGCTTAGAAAT ATCCTTGGCATGGGTATGTCTTCTAAAATGTGGGAAACTACCGTTAACCATGCTCGGACATGCATGCTAGATCCAAGTTTGTACTTTTACTGCCCCCCTGGGTCTGAGTCGAAAACTGGTGTGGCTTTCAATATTGTGGGACAAGTGAAGGGACTAGTTTATGAATGCAAATATGCTGATATTGCTAGGCTGTCTGAATCTGAGAAG GCTGAGGCCTGTAAGTTGGTAACCGCCGCATTCAAACAGTGGGAGGATGTGATCTCCTTCGATGATGAGGCTGCTCTTAGTGATGGCATGTCAAGCTTCTTCAATGACGGTCCATGCTCCAACTCAGCCACAGTGGAGACATCTCTTGATTCTAAGAGTTTAACTTCTCAATCGATTGACATATTCAATTACCCACAATCAAGTGCGTGTTCTCCAGATATCATCCCATCCGTTTACCCCAAGGGGAATAGCTTGGATGATCTTAGCGAGTATAGTATCGACAACACTGATCCCCTCCAATCTCTAACCTTCGCCGATGAAGCTGCACCATCCTTGATCTGTGAAACTGAGTCCTTCACTCAAACCTTTCTCGGGAATGAACAACTGCAGTACTTTCGTGCTGATACCAGCCTCGAATCGCGAGCTGATACCAGTGTGGTTGATGGCTTCCTATTGTCTCGCCCCCATAGGAGATGGACAATTTTATTCAGTGTTCTGAGGTGGTTCTCTGTAAGGAGGATTTTGCgaacaagaaaaagaaccatGTCAGGGAaacataaagagagagagagagatccggTTGATGGATGA
- the LOC127790810 gene encoding calmodulin-binding protein 60 A-like isoform X2 — MEPWIRRVVKEEVESALRKYLTGMEQNCTTEIHSVEPRALQLQFLTGISLPVFTGARIEGADCNPLKVALIDDVTREVVYTGPESSAKVEIVVLEGDFDADDGGNWTLEEFKNNIVREREGKKPLLTGDTQLNLKEGTGLVREIYFTDNSSWTRSRKFRMGARVVDNFDGIRIKEAKTQSFIVKDHRGELYKKHHPPSLRDEVWRLEKIGKDGAFHKRLSEEKVSTVKDFLRLLFMDPTRLRNILGMGMSSKMWETTVNHARTCMLDPSLYFYCPPGSESKTGVAFNIVGQVKGLVYECKYADIARLSESEKAEACKLVTAAFKQWEDVISFDDEAALSDGMSSFFNDGPCSNSATVETSLDSKSLTSQSIDIFNYPQSSACSPDIIPSVYPKGNSLDDLSEYSIDNTDPLQSLTFADEAAPSLICETESFTQTFLGNEQLQYFRADTSLESRADTSVVDGFLLSRPHRRWTILFSVLRWFSVRRILRTRKRTMSGKHKERERDPVDG; from the exons ATGGAGCCATGGATTCGTAGAGTT GTTAAAGAAGAAGTTGAATCAGCTTTAAGAAAGTATTTGACTGGTATGGAGCA GAATTGCACGACAGAGATACATTCTGTGGAACCAAGAGCATTACAGTTACAGTTCCTAACCGGAATCTCTCTTCCTGTGTTCACTGGAGCCCGTATTGAAGGAGCAGACTGTAACCCATTGAAAGTGGCTCTAATTGACGACGTTACTAGAGAAGTTGTTTACACTGGACCTGAATCCTCAGCAAAGGTGGAAATAGTGGTTCTTGAGGGAGATTTTGATGCTGATGATGGAGGTAATTGGACACTTGAAGAGTTTAAGAATAACATAGTTCGAGAAAGGGAAGGGAAGAAACCCCTACTCACTGGGGATACCCAATTGAATCTCAAGGAGGGCACTGGTTTGGTGAGGGAGATTTATTTTACAGATAATTCAAGCTGGACAAGGAGCCGTAAATTTAGAATGGGCGCAAGAGTTGTGGATAATTTTGATGGGATCAGAATAAAGGAAGCGAAGACACAATCATTTATTGTCAAGGATCATCGTGGAGAAT TGTACAAGAAGCACCATCCCCCATCTCTACGTGATGAAGTATGGAGGCTGGAAAAAATTGGTAAAGATGGAGCTTTCCACAAGCGTTTGAGTGAGGAAAAAGTCAGCACTGTGAAGGATTTTCTTAGACTGCTCTTTATGGACCCAACAAGGCTTAGAAAT ATCCTTGGCATGGGTATGTCTTCTAAAATGTGGGAAACTACCGTTAACCATGCTCGGACATGCATGCTAGATCCAAGTTTGTACTTTTACTGCCCCCCTGGGTCTGAGTCGAAAACTGGTGTGGCTTTCAATATTGTGGGACAAGTGAAGGGACTAGTTTATGAATGCAAATATGCTGATATTGCTAGGCTGTCTGAATCTGAGAAG GCTGAGGCCTGTAAGTTGGTAACCGCCGCATTCAAACAGTGGGAGGATGTGATCTCCTTCGATGATGAGGCTGCTCTTAGTGATGGCATGTCAAGCTTCTTCAATGACGGTCCATGCTCCAACTCAGCCACAGTGGAGACATCTCTTGATTCTAAGAGTTTAACTTCTCAATCGATTGACATATTCAATTACCCACAATCAAGTGCGTGTTCTCCAGATATCATCCCATCCGTTTACCCCAAGGGGAATAGCTTGGATGATCTTAGCGAGTATAGTATCGACAACACTGATCCCCTCCAATCTCTAACCTTCGCCGATGAAGCTGCACCATCCTTGATCTGTGAAACTGAGTCCTTCACTCAAACCTTTCTCGGGAATGAACAACTGCAGTACTTTCGTGCTGATACCAGCCTCGAATCGCGAGCTGATACCAGTGTGGTTGATGGCTTCCTATTGTCTCGCCCCCATAGGAGATGGACAATTTTATTCAGTGTTCTGAGGTGGTTCTCTGTAAGGAGGATTTTGCgaacaagaaaaagaaccatGTCAGGGAaacataaagagagagagagagatccggTTGATGGATGA